The genomic DNA TTTTGAAAGGAGGTTTTCAGGCATTAATCCACGAGTTGCGTCTCACAGTCCTGTGGAGGCTTCAAGTGGGATCTTGTGGCTTTTCTTCAGGGAAGTGAGGGTGGGGAGGGAGGAATAAAAACGGAGTGTAAATCCCAGAtaaggaaaaaaagtttgaaaaataaaaacaatcaaaggcAAAAGGGGCGAGCACCTTAAAACACAGGGTACGTGGAAATAGACATAgttgggacttttttttttgtctcagctCAATATTTCCTCGTTCTCTGAGTGTGCAGTGGGGGAGGGAGAATCTGGCCGCCTGGCTGCCACCTCCATACGGGGTGGGACGGAGGAGGAGGCCCGGCTGCCCTCAGTGAGCTCAGTGAGTAAGCAGGGCACAAATCCCCGTCGCTGTCAACGACGAGCGACGGCGGGGATGGGAAATTTGCCATCAGGCTGAAAGGCGTTTTAGCTGGAGaagccgctgctgctgctgctaagcTGCTGGCGGTGCTGCGTTTGCGTCTGCTCCGTAAATCCTCCGTGGTGGAGGAGGACGAAGAAGAtgaggagcaggaagaggaagcGGGAGCCTCGTTGACTCTAGGCACGTTTTGTTTTATGTGCGTCCGGGAAATTCGGCGTTTCTTTGCCTCCCGCCCCGGAGCCCTGCaggttttgtttctctgctccCCCTCCTTTACGCTGGGGGCGTCCTGGCTACTCCTGCATTCCTGAGGACCGCAGGGGGACCTGGGGGCCACGTCGGGGCTTTTCTCCGCGGCTTTAATCCAGCTGCTAGAAAAGCCTCCATGTTTGATGGCTCCGCTGAGATCGGCCTTATCTCCTTTACATTTGACCACAGCGGTCTGGCTCTGCAGGTATTCATATTCATCGCAGCTTTCCTCCACTTTTATTTTCACGTTGCTGAGATTGAAGGCTGTCCTGCCGCTGTCGGGGTAGGGGGACGCGGTTGCGTGGGGCTCCTCGGACTCGGTCTTTATTCTTTTCGGCGGGGTGCTCGGTTTCAGCTTCTCCCGCTTATCGACGCATTTTTGGAGCTTGCTGGGCTCAGCGTGTGCGCTGAACCCCCGGGACTTGAATGCGGCCGGGAGAGAGGCCTTGTTCGGGTCGATCCCCGGGGAGTAAGGGACCGGATCCTCCTCAGTCCTGTTTGGGTCACAGTCAAACGCTTTTTCTTTTGCGGGCCCGGTGAAAATGCTGCCGTTAGCCACCGGGTTTAACTGTAAAGAGTCCTTTCGTGGTTCACCAAAGCaacattgttgatgtttgtcCTGCCTGCTGTCGCCATGACTCAGCGTCCTGTGCTGCTGGTTGTTGTAGTGAAAGGTGGGCTGCAGGACCAAAGGTGCTTTCCCGGTGTGCAGACCCACCCGTGCACGTCTGAACCGGATGCTTTGGACCGAAACGCGGCTCGAAACGGAGCTCGAGTCGGACTGAGTGGAACTCTCCTCATCTTCATCGGAGCTGACCTCTGAGCTTTCCGACTGAGTgtcgtcttcctcctcttcctcctcggagctgctgctgctgctggagaacCCGGAGCCGAAGTCCGAGTCCTGGCACTGTGGGTCCGAGTATGTGCTGCAGGATTCGGTGTCGCTGCTGTAGCTCTCCGCGAAGCCGGGCTCgttgttgttgatgttgctgctgctgctgttgttgtggtggtggtgatggtggtggtggtggtggtgatggtggtgagGTCGCGGGTCCAGATAGAAATCCGGAGTGAGGTGGAAAGCACCGAAAGAAGCTCCGGAGGATTTGGGCTGGACTAGCAGCACCGGCGGCGCGTGCAGATGCACGTGTTTGCTCCTGCCGCCCCCCTCGCGCCTCCTCTTCCTTTTGTGGAGCGAGTCGCCGGCTGAGCGCGAGAGCCTggactgagctgctgctgcggcgGCGGCGGACTGGAACAAGACCGGCTGCCGGAAAAACGCGTGCCTTTGGCTCACAGCGAATCTGTTCCCTGCACATTTCTCAGTTTCATAGTTTTTGACGTGTTTGCGGCTGGATTTGGTCGTCCAACGGCAATCCCGTCCGTGGGCTTTGTGGTAAAATTGAGGTAGTTTGGCGTCGGTAAGGCAAGAAGAAGGACTCagctccctcctcctccccgcTCTGCCGTGCAGCGCGAGATTCTCTGGGACGCCGTGCAAACTGAACcaaactttttccttccacatcaGCTCCGCGTCCGCGCGCAGGACACCCGAGGGCGCGTGCTCCTCCTCGTCGTCGTCCGCGCGGGCGCACGCCGCTGTCGCTCTCCTTTTCTTCGCGGACTTCAACACCCGCTCCGTCTTGCAGGAGACGTACAGAGCCTCCACGTCCTCCCGCGATATAAGTGTGCACTTAGCGGCATGGAAAGCGATGGAGTTTATTGCCTTGAGCTTCCGGAGCTCCTCCAGGTCGCACTGGTGCTTCTTCACCTTCAGGTAGTCCATGCGCTTGTGCACCGTAGTCCGAGGGATGTTCTTCAGCAGGTCGGTGAAGACCTGagacaaagcaaacatttgctTCCCTTTGATGAGCAGGTATCCCAGTCTCACTCCTTGCATTTCCTCAAACCCACAAACCAGGTCTCCCATGTTTGGCGCATCAATCCATGCAGTCTCTGCTTGGACTCTGTGGCTTCACCAGCAAATGGCACAGGGTCTCAGGCTCAAGGCATCCTGCATACCTTTAATCCAtccactctgctgctgctgcgtcaTGAAAATGCAAACTTTGACATGCGGAGTTTTAAATGGGGCAGTCCCTGTCTACTAGCTTGCCGACTGCGTCCACCCCGGTCCGGCATGGTGAAGGAATGCGCAGGGATGCGTCCACCAAGCCGGGGGCCGCCGTTGTTACCTGCCTCCGCCCGGCTCCACTCCCCCTCTGGTCGGCAGCAGGACGAGGGGTAGGTGTGCACCACTGCCTCAGCCAGAGGGATAAAATAGctagaggaggagagggagagagggaggtaTTGCGAGGGtagggaggagggagggaggaaagagTGAATCGGAGACAGGGGAGAAGCAGAATAAGAGCTAAAAAAGCAGCTGCTTTTCTGGCTGCTGGCTAagccacaaataaaaaaaaataaaaaaaagaccgACATGGAAAGGGAGGTGGACCAGTCTGGAGACACCTTCATCAATTAATGCTGGCGGAGTGGACGCCCATTGGACGGCGCTGACAGGTGATGCAATAAAAATGGATATTCCATCCCCACCCCCTCCCACACCCTGCCATTACAGTAGTTTACAATTGTGCCCACAGTCTGCCGTTTGAGCAAATAGTGCTGTTCTAGAAGGAGCGGATGTTTCTGTagctatacacacacacacacacacacacacacacacacacacacacacacacacacacacacacacacacacacacacacacacacacacaaaacccatactattttttattacaaaaatagtcAGCAACAACTCTGGAATCCGTTATAAACCGCAATGTATGATGTTGTTCCCTTTAGGTTTAACAATAAGGTGTAATATGCGCATGCTTATAAAATAGTTCCATCTTATGTTGGTGTATGTGTGACGCAGcgcattttaaacattttttaatatattttttatatttatacgTTTCAAATATGCTATCTTTTCCACGCTTGCGCAGAATGACCCACATATACTCTAAGATTACAGGTTGGGCTTTTCATTCTTTGactatttatttcaaaagatgTGCATATCGCTGCACCATTTCTTATGCGTAATTACGCACGGCTTATTGAGCGAAAAGTAAATAACAAGTGCCTCTTGTAATACGTTTAGGGTGTAATTATTAAGGTAATTAAAGGAGAACATATTCAACGTTTTGCTTTGTTATTCCCTCTTTTAACACAAGTGAACAGTGCAGAACAGAAGCGCCAGTCAGGGTTGCTTTTCCCTTTccacgtgttttttttttttttattattattttttattgacgACTTTCCTAAATTCTGACGTGGCCATTATAAATAGACTTATTACAATTATAGAAAATATCATAtcataaattataattaaaagcACTGAATGTAATTCACCCACCGTTGAAGAAACCGTTTTGCACACACTTTGTCGTTGCGCATAGCAACTTTGCAGTATAAAACGAAGGCTCGTGCACATACGATTTTTTTGCACGGACCGACTCagacgcatacacacacacacacacacacacacacccacaagtCCTGACTCGTAACTTGAAACGAGCGCGCGCGCACACCTCATCCATCCACACACACCCGACAGGCTtctcaaaaagaaaagggggagAATGCAGCTGAAGCCTCCACCCTGTGGGCTCTCCGAATAACCTATTGGTACCATTATCGGTTAATTATTCGgagggaaagaagaagaagaaaaaaaagagaaagcaataGTCCCACATCATTCTCATTCGATCGCCTATTGTCCCAGCGTCACATTTTCTCCAACACTTCCTTGCTTCGACATTGTTTTCTGGATAAAACACGTGAGTCCCCTGTGGCCCCGTCCCTCACGGGGTCAGCCTCAAGACTGAGCATGCTCATCTCCGCAGCATTAAGCCTGCTTATGTTTATTTGCAGGCTTGCCAGCATGTATTGAATAATACCGACCTCACCCTGGCGTTGCCTCGAAATACGAGCCACATTTGCACAGGTTGGTGAATCACTGAACGCCTTCTCCAACGCCAGAGAAGCCTAGTCACCAGAAAACCACGCACGCACAgcgaaaagaaaaagtttttaagatgcaagtttttctttttacacccAAATTGAATTTTGGATTACAGAAAATCGGAGTGtattgtgtgtgtgagggtgtgtgtgtgtgtgtgtgtgtacgcgCACCTTTGAACTATTATCTGCGATTTTGTGAGGCCAAGTCTCTTTAGCTCAGATAACTCCCACTGCAGCTCAGGATCATTTGACCCACATTCTCAACGCTTCTACATAAACCCCGCAAATGGACAACTTCTGACTTTGTTTACAgcaaaaaagagagacaaaacagaaaagtggcTTTCAAGTTTTGTTTGTGCATGACAGCAGAATGCAATCGGAGTTTCACGGGAGCTGCTGTGGGGCTAAAGTCCGAATAGCCCCCGGAGGGGGGAGCAGCCCACGGATCCCCACGCACACAGCCACTGTGCGCGCCGTGTCCGTCCTGCATGGGGGAGGtttggaaaaggaaaatcagGGCTTGTTTCATCTTAACGTCTTGTTCTCCGGATAAACTGGATTCCTTCTGGTGGAGACAATAAACTCCCTTTGGAAGTGAGACCAAGAGTGGCCGAAAGCAAGACCCCTCAAACACGGCGGTGATATCTAACAAGCTTCCGCTGAGGGGCTGGTGACGCAGCGAGAAGACGTTTTAAACGTCCAAACCGTCCCAAAGCCCTGGCATAAGGTTCCAACTTAGTATACCGAGTTGGGCATGGCTGTAGCAACAGATTGGGGCTTAAGGGGAATCAGCAGGAACGTAATTTAATAGTTTTGCTCAATGGAATTGGATTTCAGCCTCAATTCTggtaaattaaaactaaaaacgaAACGtggaaaactgtaaataaataaaacaatcaagatgtttttgaatgaaaaacaactgcaacaattaaatctatctatctatctatctatctatctatctatctatctatctatctatctatctatctatctatctatctatctatctatctatctatctatctatctatctatctatctataagAGGAGCGCACCAATGAATTGTCTGAAGCTTTCAATTTACATAAACCAAAAATTCTGACATTGATATTGACATTCATATTCTGAAATTGAgggttttgtatatttttcagaataaaactttCCACactcaacatttcattttggcTTGTGCTTGGCCTCCTCACCCATAAAGCTGCAGAGCAAATCTCCTGAGCCCCCCGCCCCACCTCATCCCAAACACTCGTCCAGCCGAACGCGTCGCTCCTCCCGCTCCGGCGTTGCTGCTCTCATTTGTTTCGCATTCAGTTTTATAGAGACACTTGGTCAAGGAGGCGCTGGCACTTGTAAGAGCATGGACTTTTTATGACACAAACCCACTGCCCCATGCCAAAAACAATGGATTCCTCTCCACTCCCCACTGCCACGAGAGAATGTGATTTTTAGTTGCAATCCGAGCCTGAAGTATGCGCGGACAGTGGTGGGGGGAGGGCTCTCTTCACCTTTCACCCCGCCGTGTTGGgactgtttgtatttttctcccccctcccctcctcctcgGTCCCCTGTGCTCCGTCAGTTAGCTAAATACTGATGAATGGGGTAAGCAGGAAAAAGGCATGATTGGAGGGGGGTCGGCTTCACCTTCCTGTATGTATCTTTGCAGGCATACAACAGACATAAACAACACACCGCTGTTTACTGAAATATCAGGTCGGAGGAAGAATTCCTTCAACTACTGGAAGAGGAGATACCAAGAAAAATGACTCGCAGCCTAAATTGATGTCAGGTTCATTTGGTTTCACTTTTGCGTTTGCTTGGTCACGATATAGACCGGAGTGGAATTTGCATTTATGCAACAGGGAGATAGACTGAGATGGAATCCTTTCCACCTGTGtgcgaataaaaaaaaaatctcaattgtttaattttaaaggaaAGTCACTGTGGCTCATGTCTCAGGTGCCTGACGCCGGATGATGCACCAGCTTTCCACAACCCTGCAAGGAAAAAAGATgggtgaatggatggatggatggacatttcTCTTGCaacactttttaactttttgatagttttttttaaaaaaactttggtTGCCAATCTTCATTCGCAACGTCCATGAGGATTTTTGTTAATTatcattttagtgttttttatttatctcccacacataaaaaaaaaaaaaagaactaataGCTTAATTCCAAAGGAAGTGTGGCTTGAACCTGTAAGCGTGATGGTTTGAATACAACAATTTGTTGATGTGTATTAGGtcaatctgtgaaaacattccTCTCACACTCATTCTGCAATCCCTTTGTGAGTCCCCAtttcccaacacacacacacacactcaaccattttaaaatgaaatattcttttctttctttctttccttccataTGCCAGTTTCAAAGAGTACAACCTTGACATCTGATTTGCAGGATGCATTGCTTTTGCAAGttgcttctttttctaaaattttttCTCCATGCATGCTCCATGTTTCCCATTATACACTTATGAAACTCTAAAATGTCACCCGTCTTGTAAAAACATAGCCACAACCACATGAAAAGTATTGTTGTGGGgcgggggggggaggggggaaaaCTAAGTGGAGTGTAATTTTAAATGTggaatttttaaagtttctccTTAACTCTTTTAAGCATTTGCATGCCAGTTCATGGTGTTGCTTAAATTCTCAAAATTGAGTTATCAACTGGTTCAACTAGATTTCTGTCAGTATCCGAGAATAAAGTAAACTAAGCTACAAAACAATAGCGTAGATTGTGAtgagcttttgctttttttctgaatgtgtgTCCATCCAcggctgaaataaaatacatactttaaaaaaattttttttttttaaaaatcaactaattatgttggtttagtttttagtttaagTATAGAATAAATTACAGAAAGTATTATCCGCAATTTGGGAACTTGAACAGGAAGAAGGCAGCATCAGTGTTGTCTTCTGTTTGCAGAGACATCTTTTCTTTGACATCCTGAGCAGCATTGCTTGTTATTTGTGCAGACTCTGACTTAATCAAAAGCaagttataaaaattatttaccattttCAGCATTCTCAGCAGCTATACGGGCCTTCCACCATCGCTGCCTCCCTCCTCTCGCCTCCCTTTGTTCTCTCCAGCTCTAATAGCTTTTCCCCTGCCACACaccattcacttttttttttcttcttcttcttcttcttcttcttcttcttttttagcCCCCCGAAACACCCTCaccgcacacacacccccgtcCCCATTTTAGTGCAAGGTCCAGTGTCGACTGGAGCATTTGAGCAATTtgaaattaaagcaaacaaTGGGCAGGCACTCCCAGGGACCTCTCGCTCACCATATTACACGGAGGACGCTCGTGTGCTCCTGCACATTACTGGCAAGTCATTATGTTTCTCTGGAAACCGAGCGCAGGAGCACGCTCACAGAAGTCAGTGATGCAAGCAGCAGCTGAGTGCTTGGAATggcgtgtgtgagtgtgtgtgagcatcCTTGGCAACGGCATGGAGAACTGTCAAAACAAAGCAGACTACTGACATGCTGATATGCAGCTACACACAATATATACCTTCGCAGGGTTTACATTTTAGGGAGATTTTTGCCCAGTCAGAAAGTTAAGAAGTCACCCTTGCGCTTTAATTTCCcttcataataataaaactgatgtTGATTCGGTAATGATTTAAGGTGAAGTCACGCCATACATTTGGAACTGCTTTAGCAGTTGTATGGTTTAACTTAGTTTACAGCAGAGTAAAAACATACACATTTActggaaggggaaaaaaaggaaattaaaggaataaatttatattttttcccctgGCAGTCAAGGCAATGTGGTGGGTGCGGTTGCACTGCAGTGTCAAAAACTTcagaaacagaatttaaaaaaataaaataacttaataattgcatttataaatgtaaataaaactgtttaaatttatAACCCGTTTATCAGCTCGGGTGGAGAATTCCAGCTAGTCGCCACTAAACGTTTCCCGGTGTGTAACACAGAGGCAAATTTTCTTTAGCCACTCTTCAAATTAAGAAGGGGAAGAAAACAAGCCGTTGGTAAAAGGCAGGATTGTTCTGATCCTCGTAAGTCTACAAATGGCTGCGAAAACAGAGCTACTCACGtaaacatttcaatatttacAGTCGGAGCTAAAACTTAAAACTGTCACAGTAACCCGGACAAACGAGGCAGGAAGAGGACCAGAGTTTATCTGGCTGCAATCGACAGTGGGGGAGGGTGAAAATGGATAGCAAAGAGAAATACACTAAATGATTTAAATGGGCAACTTTAACATATATTCAATAAACTCCTCAAGTGACATAATGTAGGTTATTCAAGTGGAAACACTTGTAATGATAGTTTGTTGCTTAAATTAATGTAACAAAACTGATAAGTAAGATCTAACTCCACATCTCACCAACtctaattgttttattgattagtaagcaaataagttaaaaaaaaaagtgcataatTTATTACTGGCCACATTGTTCTCACCTGTATTAGACTCAATATTAGTTAGATTATCAACTAAAACCATTTTGCATTTGGTTGAAACTTATTCATTCATAGCATTTAATCCAAAGTTTCCTTGGTGTGGCGACCCAGCAAAGAGACGTGGCTTTCTAGtctttaaaataagtttttccaGGATTCACATAAAAAGTAGGAGCTGATCTTGCATATCTCTCTCATATGTGTAAATGAGTGCAACATTTCAATGGCAAAATAGCCACTTAGTTTGAAGTATGTCAATAtaacaactttaatttgagcAAAAGTAGCAAAACAATAATCTATTTAAAATCTAACAGCTAGTATGTGTAGCTGGTTTATCTTGTTTTGCACAATTTCAGTTCGTCTGATCACGAACAATTTAGCAGAGCATTTCTCTGTCCAAAGTATATATTGTCACAAGTGCAAACGCACCAAGAATtgcattaaattttttaaatatatattttgttttgttttgtgctgcCGCAATGACATCTGGTTAGCGCGACAAAAATCACAGGGACGTGATGTTTCACTACAAGGAAGCAGCAAGAACTGAAGTTGGATCAGATTCGTTACGGAGTGTAACATTTctcagaggatttttttttttttttaaccacaaccTAAAAGCAGAGCTAATGGATCTGGGGGACCCGGTGGGGAAACACGGGAAATGGGATTCCCTCAAACTACCTTCTCCTGGACTAATATGCAATattgttaaattaaatcaatcatTAATTCATTCTCCTTAGCTTTTGTTGAGCAAACTTAATCTCTAATCCTTAGCATAATATATTCCTCAGTATTTAAACTTCTTGTTACTCTGTTGTTGACTTGAGTTTTGCAGAGTAGCGTCTCCTTTCTTCACACGTCCATGtgggaccaaaaaaaaaaaaaagcaatcgTTACTGACGTCGCTCTAATCACTCACCGTGCGTCGTTACGCATTTCCTGTTCGCTACGAAGTTCCCCCTCTGCTCCACCATCGAGCCCTGACGGCAATGTTTTGGTGAAAACAAAATAGTGCCTCGAAAAAGGGACGTAAACACGTCTGAAACATGACATGTCGGTGGAGTGGCACCTAGAACGGCGCTGCGGATAAAACGACGGTCGTCTTCGacgaagttttttttttttttctttttgcggTCAGTCCTTGTGTGTTTCCTCCGCATGTCCGCTTTCCTCGTAGATGGTCTGCGGCGAGCGTTGTCTGACGGCGGACGACAGGCTGTTGACGAGTAACATGAAGGAGATGATTGGCGGGTGCTGTGTGTGCTCGGACGAACGCGGCTGGGCGGAAAACCCGCTGGTTTATTGCGACGGCCACGGCTGCAACGTCGCCGTGCACCAAGGTGAGCTGCTAGCCGAGCTTTAGCCGTTAGCCCTCATGCTAGTTAGCGTTGTCTTGTTGAAAGGTtagcctcttcctcctcctcctcctcctcctgttcccCTGCCTGCTTCCCACCGAGGTCAGGCTCCACACATGCTGCCGGGCTCCTCGCTGCTTCGGCTCGCCAGCTAACTCGGCCTGCACGCTGATGGGAGCTGACAGCGGCAGCGTGAACACGTTTCTGGCTGCGAGCTGTTGCCATTGTTTCCTTGTCAGAAGCTGTTATGAAAGAGGGGAAAGAGGAAGGGACACTCTCCTGTTGGGGACTGGGAGGGTGCTTCAAATTGAGGCAAGAATACTGGTCTAAAATCAGTCAAACCTAGAAAGCAAACACGGCTACGTCCATGTAGAgtccaaacaccaaaaacactCTGCATGCAGGGTCCCACTACAGCAGCTGAGATGACTCAGATGATGATGTCTAATGTTTACATTAGCAACAGCTAGCCATGTGTCCACTTAGTAAACACAGCCAAAGACAGAAGCTGCTGAACAACTGTAAACAGATCCAAACAGCTGATCAGCAAGCTGCTACTGAACTTTTGTTGGCAACTACTTTGTTAGTAATTCAATTCAAGAAGTGGAAGTCATATATTTGTAGATTCATTACACAGAGGGCTgtattttgagtgttttttctATCAGTTTTGATTCTTCACTAAGTGAAGAATTAGACTGTTActttaaagcaatttaaaaatagatttttttatgtcattgcTTCATGGCATGGCCATGTTAGACTTGCTTAAACATGAGGAAGACTCATAATTTGACAGCTGTCAAGAAGGCTGTCATTGTCCAGAAGAGCGCTGTCTTGTAGATTTGGTATGTATAGAacattgagtggaaggaaaaggtaTGGTAGGAAAAACAGTTGCATTGACAACAGGGTTTAAATAAAGCCCTAAGAAGAGTCCATATGTGATTCATAAGGCATTTCTAAAAGCTGAAAATTCTGCGGTGTTTTATGTATCTGAACTTACATtgaaacatgtgaaaagttgtGACCTATTATCACAAATAGAGACTCCCAAGAAATGCCCAGcaagtgttatttatttatttttttactgaatgttATAGTTTCAGTCGTAACGATAAATGTCAGAAAGCTGGTCCCTTTATTTTACCAAAGGCTCACATTTATTACTGTgatttgttttcactgtaaaaacagctGCAAGGAACGTACTGCCTTGAATAAAAAAGTAGACTTcagattatttccatttttgacTGACTTTACTTGGCATAGGAGTCACATTTTTACTTGTcaaatcagttgttttttgttgtgtataaaaatagttgaaaacataaacaaaccacttaggtttttgtttaaaaacccTCAGCTTTAGGTAAAATAAACACAGTCTCATTGCACTGTTCTTCAAAACCATGACCCATTTATGTCTGTAGCAGgagtgaaaaaggaaaaaaccaAAGAATGAGACTCTgggtgtgttttatttgtactaTTGGTTAGGATTCTCACTACCATGACAACAACTTGAACTCATTTACCATCTTAACAGGTCGATCCATGTGTCAATTCAAAGCCTGGGCTTGTTACCAACATCTTAAACAGTAAACATGCTTAAGGCTAAGCATGTTTACTGTTTACCTTGCTGCACGCTGCTGGTGAGCAGGCTGAAAGAAGGCTGCTACATGTTTCCCCTACttataagaataaaaacaaagagccTATATAAGGTGTTACTGATGATGTCCTTGtatcaaaaccaaaataatacaaataaatgtaatagaTTGTAAACACAATAGGCAATATGTTGTATTATTTTAGCAGCGGTATAAGAAGctattgctttttgttttggatgatgatctacatttttcttttaacttgaTACCATAAacctgtgttgttgttgttgttgtttttttacatcaggttatcacactttgaaaaattaaaaattccaACCATGTCTATTAAGTAATCTTACGTAAAGTTAGAAAAGACTAACCTATTAGCTTACTCTGctcaaaatttgacaaaatattggagtgaaaataaaatcttctccAGTTGAGAGCCTGAGCAAAAATCTAggcacacagaagaagaaaacaaaaaacacatttgaaatgttaaacCACAACACAAAAACTAGAAGGCTACAAGACACTTGTTATGCTTTACAGCTCACTGGTCAAACAGTGTGTTATCAACTAAAATTGGCATTATATGTTGTGTTGTTTCCCCTAAAAACGCAAGGATTTGAAAGCCAGTTCTTTTTCTGTTAAACATatgcaatatttatttagctcagagtttggtttagtttgcctagcaacataaaaaaaaatctgccaagcCTTTAAGTGATTGGATCAGCTGTCCGTGTTCTCAGGATTTTGGATTATAGCTTTTCATTCCAGTGGATTATGGGCCCTGGTCACATCAGAGATAATCTG from Xiphophorus couchianus chromosome 21, X_couchianus-1.0, whole genome shotgun sequence includes the following:
- the skida1 gene encoding SKI/DACH domain-containing protein 1: MGDLVCGFEEMQGVRLGYLLIKGKQMFALSQVFTDLLKNIPRTTVHKRMDYLKVKKHQCDLEELRKLKAINSIAFHAAKCTLISREDVEALYVSCKTERVLKSAKKRRATAACARADDDEEEHAPSGVLRADAELMWKEKVWFSLHGVPENLALHGRAGRRRELSPSSCLTDAKLPQFYHKAHGRDCRWTTKSSRKHVKNYETEKCAGNRFAVSQRHAFFRQPVLFQSAAAAAAAQSRLSRSAGDSLHKRKRRREGGGRSKHVHLHAPPVLLVQPKSSGASFGAFHLTPDFYLDPRPHHHHHHHHHHHHHHNNSSSSNINNNEPGFAESYSSDTESCSTYSDPQCQDSDFGSGFSSSSSSSEEEEEEDDTQSESSEVSSDEDEESSTQSDSSSVSSRVSVQSIRFRRARVGLHTGKAPLVLQPTFHYNNQQHRTLSHGDSRQDKHQQCCFGEPRKDSLQLNPVANGSIFTGPAKEKAFDCDPNRTEEDPVPYSPGIDPNKASLPAAFKSRGFSAHAEPSKLQKCVDKREKLKPSTPPKRIKTESEEPHATASPYPDSGRTAFNLSNVKIKVEESCDEYEYLQSQTAVVKCKGDKADLSGAIKHGGFSSSWIKAAEKSPDVAPRSPCGPQECRSSQDAPSVKEGEQRNKTCRAPGREAKKRRISRTHIKQNVPRVNEAPASSSCSSSSSSSSTTEDLRSRRKRSTASSLAAAAAASPAKTPFSLMANFPSPPSLVVDSDGDLCPAYSLSSLRAAGPPPPSHPVWRWQPGGQILPPPLHTQRTRKY